TTTCGTAATGCGAAAGGTGAGTTTAATCCATTATTTTACGTTTATATTATGGACGCCTGTGTTTCCCATACTGGGGCTGGAAATTGTGGGGAACTTTCCGCCGCATTATATCTTGAGTTAATTTTGAGTGACTTATCTTTGGCACAAAAAAAACTGGTTCAGCTTCGCAGTTATCCAACTAAAGATGCACATGTGGAAAATAGCTATGTATTAGTTGATTCTACGGTATACGATATATGGGCTAGCAAAAAATACAAACAATCAAGAATAAAAGCAGAAACTCACGTTGCTGATAAATATCATCAGGTTGATCCAGGTATTAATCTTACAGTGGCTCAGGCCTCTATAAGGGGATTAAAAGAATCAGTACTTGCTAAATTTTCTAAATTATTTGACGAGGAAATTGCCAAAGAACGACTCATGGGAAATATGTATGTTACTTTCGATAGTAAAGATCCAAGTGATAATGCGCTGTGGGCTAGTGAAGCTTTACCTTATCTTTTTAATAAATTTCAAGAAACAGTATGTGATTCATATTTCTTAGCTCATATGAGTGAAGCAGAGATCATCCAAGGAAAAATTATTAAAGATTTTATTTATTTAATAGAAGAGTTGCGACAAGATTTCCCAAGTTCTGGACTTCTAAACTATCCTGGTAAAATACAATACTCTCATGAAGAAATTGCAGGAGAGCTGAAAAAATTAATATCTAATCAATTATTTATAGATTTTATTTTAGCGATTAGCTATAGAAACTCAAATCCACAAAAATCTTTGGAATTATTAATAAAATTGCAATCAACTTGGAGCCCGAATTCGATTGATAAATTAGAGTTGTCTGTGATGTCAACGGTTTCTACAATGATTGTAGGGTTAAAATCTAACTTGACTATCCCTTCTCAAAATACTGTTGCGCCATGCTCTACAACTATTGAGTCAGATGCGACAGATGATGATAATACTAAAGATGTAAAAAATACTGAAGTTGATAAAAGTCAAAAGAGAGAGGAAGAATTGAATCCTCATAGTTTTTTTGTTGAAGCCCCCAAAAAGAATGATAAGACTTTGCGTGGTGTTACTGAAGACGATGGGAATATTTTAACCTTGTGACAATAAAGAGGATTATCGGGTAACTGGGGCGAGGAAAGCGAAACCACATCCTTGTGGTTTGGTATCGTCCTTGATACCTAATGAAATTCCTTTTATGACATCCATTGTCCTTCCTCGTAATTTAAGCATAGCAAATATTTTAAAAGAGTCATGGTAGTGATTTCTCTTAGATATGTAAGAGATTTCTTATAATTTTGATATTGAATCGTTAATGATTTTTTTGACGTGCTATTTGTAGGGCCAGAGGCCCTACTTGCATTAGCTATTTTTGTCTCTTTTAAATACTTCTACCACTGTATGTGATAAATCACGGGCTGTGTATTCTAACCAACGAGAGCGAGCAAGGTATTGTATGCCTTCTTGTATGTTGTATTTACAGGTTGCTATTGTGGTTTGAATCCCTTCTACTCCAAAAGTAATATCACAATTCGTAGGGGTGTCAGAACACATTTTTTGTAGTAGTTCTGGAGTAATGTATATGGACTTTCCTGGAGTGATGTTGCAAGTAGAGGTCTCTTCACAGAGGTGATGTCCAATGGCAACTTCAGCTGCGCGATCGGAAGTATTTACTATGGTCATATCTACCGCTGAGTATGCGTTCCAAGCTGCTAATGAACAAATATTTGCTAAAAAGAACAGTCTTATTTTTTTTCTCAATTTATCTCTCCTTAATTATAGCAATTGATAATTTATTGATGCTGCTTTTTTGCTACAGTACATCCTGTGCCAGAATATCTATCCCATTTATTGCCGTAGTAGCTTTCCTTAATTTGTTTCAGCAAGTAAATGCTCTTTTCTAGATTAGAATGATTTTAGCCATTAGGACCACTAAGAATTAGAATGACGTACTCATTTTCAATTCTACTTTGGCAGAATCTAAAACAGCGCTACTCGATAAATGAGGCTTCCTATTCTATAGTTTAATTTCGAGATAGGAAATACAGATTATTAAAATATAATATAAAATGATCTTTATTTGCTCACAACGTGGTTGAATTAATAACTTGATATATGAGAAAGAGATAAAATTGGTAACTTGAAATATTAGTTGAGCAAATAGTTAAATTAATAGTTGCAATATGTTTTATAGGTTGATATAAAAAATAAAAGGCCTTAATTTTCAATCTAAAAACAGTGAGCAATTACTTTTTAAGATTTAAGGACTGATTACTCGCTGCAGTTTATTGCGGGTGAACTTTGCGGGGGGGGATGCCATGCTAGAGTTTACCAATTTTCTGCAAGATGCAAAAAAATTATCTACAAAAGTAACCCAGCATTTTATGAGTAAACAAAGCTGTATGAGTTTTTTTTCAGCTTTAGTTCCTAATAATAGTGCAATAGATGATGCATCCACTATCAGCCTTTTGGCCCAAAGTTTAGAACAATCTGACGATGAAGCCCTAAAGAATTATATTGAAAAAATTCCTGAGAGTTCTTTTATTAGTCATGAAGAGTTTATCGATTTTAAAGCTCGAATACTTGTAGGTATATATTTACTGAAGTGGTCCAATTACAGTTCCACAATGACTTATTACATGAATAAGCCATTAATTGAGTTATTTCAAAAAGATTTAGGGATAGAATCTCTTGCCGATATGGATGCTAGAGTAGCAGATGCAAGCTTGGAGGCTTTAAGTCAGTTCTGTTCTTATGTCTATGAAAATAGGCGCATATCTCTCTATGCCGATTTAAGTAAACAGTTGGGTGCGACTATCCAGTTGGATATCCATAAAATACGTAAGGATAAAGTTACGGAAAGCTCGTCATGGAGTGGTGTTTGCATAGGAGTAATGCGCACTATAGGGATGAGTAATCCGTCTTAGTAAAGGAGGAACTATGACTTTTACCCCACCTGCATTAGATGTATTAGCAGCAAAGACTGATAAATTAGAACGTCAGCTTGACATTCAATTAAAGCGTTATTTAATTAATCCACCAGAGGATAATGAACCATCTTCTGCTAAAAAACAAACGAGTCTAGAGTGGTGGATTACAAGAGCTCAGGGGGTACTTGATTGTGGAACAGGTAGAGATACAGCCCGGGAAGTGTTTAATCAGTTAGTCAATGAGCTCAGGCACGTCAATAAAGATAATAAAGAGGATAATCAGAAAGCTACTTGGTTTTTAGTGGGGGCGTTACTTCATCGCTATTTTAGAGTGATGCAGGAATATGATGATTATAATAATACCGTACGTATATGGTGGTGGTATGTTGGTAGCAGTAGGCTATTTATGGCTATAAGAGCTGCTTTAAAATTTCCTGAAGTTCCCACTAAGGAGGCAGGGAGTCTTTCTACTCAGGAATTCAAAGAAAAAGATCTGGCGGTCATGGATGATGCTACGATAGTCATTGCTTTAGAAGCATTCCGCGATAACATGTTGTTAGAGGTTGAGACGGATGTACCTAGATATAAAAAATATGCTCATTTAAATAAAGATGTAAATTTTCAAAAGCATTTGAGTGAAATGATCCTTCACTATAAGGGACGCGCGGCTCCGGTTTTAAAACAACTTAAGGCGATTAAGTTTATAAAATCTTTAGCAGCGGAAGTAATTTCACAACAGACGAAGATAACCCTTGCATTGGATGTATGGCATAAACTTTTAGTCAAGGAGCATGCTAAGTTTGATTCGCTTGATTTAGAGATTATAGAAGCACATATCACGACACATATTAAGGACGAGTCAGCAAGAGAGCGAATTCTAGATTTACTATACACACCACATATCAAAAAAAAATTAGAATCTTTTGAGTTTGATCATGAAAGTTTTTTAACTGATATGAAAAAAGGAAGTTCAGATACAGCAGTATATACTATTGTTGGAGGTTACTGCTTGTTATTGCAGTCTAAAGAATTTCAAACGAAAGGATTTGATAGATTAAAATTTAATTTGCATGAGGCTTTAGGAATAGAAGACAAGTCTGAGCTACTCACTGAAAAAGATAAGCTACTCAACATTCAATTTCTTGAGCAGTTTATTAAAACTAATCCTGAAGCTGGACTTCAATATGATTTTTTCACTAGCAAAGATAATTTGAGTGGTGAAATAGGTGAAGCAAAAGAAGCCTTGATCAAAAGTATCAAAAAGGCACGGAAGCTGGAAGATCAAGATAGTTCTGATAGACAGGTTCAACTTATTTAAAGGATGATTACAAAGAGTAATTGTAGGTTGGTGCCTTACTCTGCATAAGTTCTTGAGTTAAGCAAGAGCCAGGGATCCCAACCTACGTTATTACTTTTAAGAAATCCTTCGTCGCAAGCCTCTCAGCGACAACGGTTTTCTAACCTAACGCCTACGAGTCTACTTGGAAGAAAAAACATACTCTGTGAATGATTACTGACAAGAATTCCTTCTTACAGGTGATAGACTAGCCAGCTCCTCATAAAGATATTCCAAATCTAGACATAAACTTTTTAATTGGACAACATGATATCTATCCTTAGAGGCCTTTTTTTGTAATTCGTCATATTGTTGGAGCAAGAGTTCCGTTGCGTCCGCAAAATCCTCATTATCATAGTCTTCTAATCCTCGGGTTCTAGCCAGTAAATCCTCAAATTCAATTTTTAGATCCTCAAATTTTTTTTCAGCGTTATTGACTATGTTATTGACTATGACTTCTTCAGTATTTTTCTTATTACAACGAAGTAATAAGTATAAGAGCAGTACACCTATAGGGATTAGGGCAATTAGTCCTAAATAGGCAATATTAGTTCCAGTAGAGGCCGGCTCTATTGTTCTTGCTTGACACTCAGTGCTATTAGGAGGACAAATACTTGGTGGAGTGGGAGTGGAGTTAAATAAAGCGTTGGAACTTGCGGGGATATAGTGCTCTTCAGCGGAATAAATAGCTGCGGGGGCCGTTTTTACTATTGGGCGTTTTTTTGAGGATGGTAGTTCAAGCAGTTTGGGTGGCTGTGGTGCTTGCAGCCCTTTAGTTTCATGCTGAATTTTAATCCATTGATGCATGGATAGCATGAGTTTATTTAATTGTTGCGCTTGTCCGGCAAGATTATCGAAGCTGTTTGTTTTGGTATTAAGTTGATTTAAATGACGTATCATCTCATTCACTTGTCCTTTTAGGGCTTTATTTGTTTTGGCTAGGTCGGCGGTAGTGGATGGGAATTGCGCTAAAGTATCTTGATTTTTAATGAAAGTTTTTAATTTTTCTTGTTCTGATGAGAGCCAGGTTTGCCAATATGATAAACTTTGTTCATCTTCTATTGCTTTATGATACTCTTGGGTATTCGCATTGATAATAACCTCTATATATTGTGACGAATTATCGATAAAACCTTCAATCTGACTTAATAGCGTTACCATTTGCTCTTTAAATTGATAGACAGTATAAACCTCACCAGCTTGACCTAATAAATCCATAATTTGATGAATCACTTTTTGAAATCGATCCAATTCATTCAGATCAGAGATAGCTTTAGCATAATGTTCTAAGATCTTTTCATCCATTGAAATTAATTTAAAATTAGGACAGTTTTTTAGCTGTTCTACTGTTAAATGCAAGACAGATGCAAGGTCGGTACTGATTTCTTTACTACCGCTACCGCAATCTCGCGCAGCTAAAGTGGGGTGGTTGGTCGGAGCATCAAGTGCTGGAACTGAAAAATCATAAGAGTGTGGATTGACTGGGTTGATGTTTAATGCAAAATGAAGGATTCTATTACGCTCACTTGATAATTTTCTTATGTCTTTTGAGAGCTCACTAAACTTATCTTTGAGTAGTTGCGTTTCAATCTGATGGCTCAATTGTGGTCCTATTTTATCGTCTATAGTTCTGCGAAAATTAGCCATAAATAAGCGATCTGAACCAACAGTTGGTGGAATGTTTTTCTCAATAGTACGTACATATCGAGTCACTAACTCCAGCTGTTCCTTCACTTGAGCAATGTTAGGGTTTTGACTTAGCTGTTTTAAAATAAAATTAACATCAAGAAAAATGTAGTTTATGGGTTGATTTAAATGCTCTGCTGGCAAATTACTATTTCTTAATAAAAGATAATCGCCTACAGCTTGCATTAGCTCATATAATGCTGGCCATTGAAGGCGTTGACTGTCTACAGGCTGAACATGAAAATCATCTCTTGTTAATATATGACGAGTTTTGTAAGCATCGGAGTGGATCCACGAGTTTTCGTTAATATTGATTAAAGCCTGTTGATCTTCAGCAAACCAGGAGCTCGGATTGGTTAAATAGCTCTGATCAATACCCGAATTTGTCCTGATTTTTAAAACCCATTCGCGAAATGCCAACTCATCCTGAGTATAACAATTCTCCGAATGAAACCAAAAACGGTTCCTGTGAGGTATGGGCTTGTATGTAACTTTTTGTTCCCCTTTTTCTTTTACCATTATTTCTCGCTCCTTGAGAAAAATGAATCATCATAGAAATATTATTCCGCAATAGTAGATTTAATAACCGTCTATTAATGATATCTCCAATCAATTCGGTTATTTTTGAACCAATAAATTTGATAACATTCTTTATCTCAAGATGCAATAGTATGAATATTGATTCAGAAATTTTCGCATGAAAAATCAAGGATTTCTTGGAATCCTACTTCTTAAACGGTTCTTCCACAGAACATCCTTTTTTGTTACATTATATTTTTTGATTTTAATGGGTTAGTCATGCCATCTTTTGATATAGTTTCTGAAACGAATGAAGTTGAATTACGTAATGCTGTAGATAATGCTGTGCGTGAAGTTGGTACTCGTTTTGATTTTAGAGGGGTTGAAGCGACGATAGAGCTAAAAGAGCTTACCGTTACTTTACGCTCTGAATCTGATTTCCAAGTAAGGCAGTTAGAAGATTTATTCCGTAATCATTGTACTAAACGTAATGTGAGTACTTCGGGGATCGAGATAGAAGATGAACCAGTACACAGCGGAAAATTCTATTCATTGAATATGACGTTTAAGCAGGGAATTGATCAGCCCGCAGCTAAAGAAATAATAAAGTATATTAAAGAAACCAAGGCTAAAGTGCAGGCCTCTATTCAAGGGGATAAAATACGCGTCACAGGTAAAAAGCGTGACGATCTTCAAGAGATTATCGCCTTATTAAAAAAATCGGATATAGAGTTGCCTTTACAGTACGAAAACTTCAGGGATTAGAGTTACAAACTGTTAATGGCCGTGTTATTGTACGACGGCCGTTATTGGTAACTGTTCACCTAATGATATCAATTTAAGCTTTTATACGTTGCTCGTATTAGCGCAGCGGTAGCCCCGATTCCAGGAAATCCGGGCTACATATGCTTAAGTTGGTGCTATTAATCGTTCACAACCTCTCATGTCATTCCGAACGATTACCATTACTTAGATGAACTAATCATCTTCTTTCGTTCAGGCGTTAAGTTGCAGTAGGCTAGTTTAGCAAACTCCTCTGCGGATACAGGTTTACTCATGAGAAATCCTTGACCGATATAACATTTTTTTGCGATTAAATAGTTGAGTTGTTGTACGGTTTCAATTCCTTCTGCGACAATCTCCATACCCAGTTCGTTAGCTAATTTGATAATAATATCAATAATGATGACCTTGTCTTTTTCATTATGAATGTCACTAATAAATTCTTTATCAATTTTTAGGATATCAATAGGGAGTGTTTTTAATCTATTTAATGAGGAATATCCTTTACCAAAGTCGTCCAACGACAGTTTTATACCTAATTCAGAGATCTGGTTAAGCACTATATTTATTTCTTCATTATTAGTCATTAATAGACTCTCGGTGATTTCTAGCTCTAAATACTCCATTGGATATTTATAATCGTGCAGCGTGGTTTCTAAAATAGTGAGAAATTGATTATGGACTAGCTGAATAGGGGAAATATTAATAGAGAAGGGCAGCATATGATCATAGAGATTATCCCATTTCATGACTTGTTCACAGGCTTTGCGTAAAACCCAGTGTCCCATATCGATAATTAGTCCTGTGCTTTCGGCAATGGGGATGAATTCATTGGGTGATATTGATCCTAAAACTTCATTATGCCAACGCAATAGAATTTCTGCACCAATAATTTCTTGATTAATAAGGTTAAATTTTGGTTGATAGTGTAATTCAAACTCATCATTTTGTAATGCTTTACGTAAATGTGTTTCTACTTCAGATTCACGATGTTGGGCATAACTTAGTTGTTCTGTGTAAAATTGATAGGTATTTTTGCCACAATTTTTAGCTTTATACATCGCTAAGTCAGCTTTTTTTAGCAGATCATCAGTTGTATCTCCATCACCAGGAAAAATCGCTATGCCAATACTTGCAGTAACAGTAATTAATTTGCCGCTAATAGGATAAGGACTATTGAGTTCATTTAATATTCGCTCAGCAAGTTGACGAGCTGAAGAGGGCGAATGTAAGTTGGTGGCGATTAAGGTAAATTCATCACCGCCTACTCGCGATAGCAGATCTCCTTTTCTGGTGATCAAAATCAGACGATTTGAAAATTGCTTTAGTAATTCATCGCCATGAATATGGCCAAAAGTATCATTAGTGGTTTTAAAGTTGTCCAAGTCAATGAGTAATAATGCGAGTGAACCACCGCTTCGCATGGCATTTGCAATGGATTTATCAAGTAAATTTTCGAATTCCCGTCTGTTGAATAAATTAGTCAGGGAATCATGGGAGGCGATGTATTTTAATTCTCTTTGTTTTGTTTTTAATCTTTTTTGCGCATTGAGTACAGAGGAATAAGAGATTACATAGTGAATAATAAGACAGGTACAAGGGAGTAAATAAGTGATGATCTTAAGAAAATAAGCGATATTATAAGCACTGTCGTATGGAGCATTGGATAGCATCATTAAATAAATTGACATGACTATTTGGGTAATCGCTATATAAAAAATACAATCTGTTAAAATGTATGGATACGTTTTATATGTTTTGGGGTAAATAAAAAGAATTAATGATAGATAAATGCCTATAGAAACCAATTCATAAGGTCTAGAAAAATAAGCATCCTTAAACCACATTGTAGGTAATTTTATGACTGTGGCAGCATAATAAATCAGAGTAATCGCTATCAATACTAAAAAGGTTGCGAGTAGAATAAAAGTAGATAAATTTAAATTTTCTTCATCATTGCTATGGAGTAAGAGAGTTAATCCTACTATTAATATTAACCCACTAATGCTATTTGAAAAAATCCAAAGTAATGCGTCCAGGTTATTTTTTTCAATATATGGCAGTGATATGCCATCAATAACTAAAATGTTAAGGGCCTCAAGAGAGCCTGAAAATAATACAGATAAACCAATGATTAATGCAATTTTATCATTACTTAATCGATATTGAGTAAAGGCCAGTAAAACAGTAATTGCAGCAAGAGAGAAGCCAGACCATTGTAATAAAATTTGCCTAAAATAGCCACGGACTTGTGATTCTACAAGTTGCGAATGCAGTCCTTGATTCAATTTATTGGTTATGGAGCTAAAGTCCATTCCAGAATGGAGGCCGAGGTAGGGGAGTCCGAGCAATAAAATGATAATCAAGACTAAGAATTGAGGTATTCTTTTTAATGCTACTTCATTAAAGGTAAATGAATCGTCCATTGTTTATACCTACTTCACTAAAAATGTTTGAAACAAATTAGTACTATCCTTTTATAAAATTTAGCATACTATGGGGCTAATAGC
This Legionella fallonii LLAP-10 DNA region includes the following protein-coding sequences:
- a CDS encoding YajQ family cyclic di-GMP-binding protein, with protein sequence MPSFDIVSETNEVELRNAVDNAVREVGTRFDFRGVEATIELKELTVTLRSESDFQVRQLEDLFRNHCTKRNVSTSGIEIEDEPVHSGKFYSLNMTFKQGIDQPAAKEIIKYIKETKAKVQASIQGDKIRVTGKKRDDLQEIIALLKKSDIELPLQYENFRD
- a CDS encoding putative bifunctional diguanylate cyclase/phosphodiesterase, which translates into the protein MDDSFTFNEVALKRIPQFLVLIIILLLGLPYLGLHSGMDFSSITNKLNQGLHSQLVESQVRGYFRQILLQWSGFSLAAITVLLAFTQYRLSNDKIALIIGLSVLFSGSLEALNILVIDGISLPYIEKNNLDALLWIFSNSISGLILIVGLTLLLHSNDEENLNLSTFILLATFLVLIAITLIYYAATVIKLPTMWFKDAYFSRPYELVSIGIYLSLILFIYPKTYKTYPYILTDCIFYIAITQIVMSIYLMMLSNAPYDSAYNIAYFLKIITYLLPCTCLIIHYVISYSSVLNAQKRLKTKQRELKYIASHDSLTNLFNRREFENLLDKSIANAMRSGGSLALLLIDLDNFKTTNDTFGHIHGDELLKQFSNRLILITRKGDLLSRVGGDEFTLIATNLHSPSSARQLAERILNELNSPYPISGKLITVTASIGIAIFPGDGDTTDDLLKKADLAMYKAKNCGKNTYQFYTEQLSYAQHRESEVETHLRKALQNDEFELHYQPKFNLINQEIIGAEILLRWHNEVLGSISPNEFIPIAESTGLIIDMGHWVLRKACEQVMKWDNLYDHMLPFSINISPIQLVHNQFLTILETTLHDYKYPMEYLELEITESLLMTNNEEINIVLNQISELGIKLSLDDFGKGYSSLNRLKTLPIDILKIDKEFISDIHNEKDKVIIIDIIIKLANELGMEIVAEGIETVQQLNYLIAKKCYIGQGFLMSKPVSAEEFAKLAYCNLTPERKKMISSSK